The Candidatus Aminicenantes bacterium genome segment GAAAACGGGTATTTTCATTTTCCGCTCACTTCTATTTTCACCTGCGGGTTTTTCTGGCGCTCCGCTTCGCTGCTTTTGTCGATGAGGGGTTCCTTTTCCCCGTATAAAAACGACTCCACGTGGGCGGCATCCACGCCGTAATGAGAGACCAGGATGCTCTTGACCGTTTCCACCCGCTCCTTGGCCAGGCGAAGGTTGTATTCCTCATTGCCGATGCTGCAGGTGTAGCCGCGCAAGGTGACAAGGTATTCCGACTTGGCGGCAATGAAATCCTTGATGGCGGTAAAATCAGCGCTGTGGTCGCCCTTGGGCTGCTTGCTGGCAAAATCGAAGAAAATGTCCACCTTCAGCGTGTCTCCGGCCGCTTCTGCCGGCTGGGTTTCGGCCGGCTGGGCATTTGCATTTTCCTTCTCCTGGCCCTCGATCTGCAGGGCGTCGACGACAGGGATGCTCTCCTTTTTCTCGGTCGCGGCCGCGGTTTTCTCTTCGCCGGCCGGGAGGATCAAGACCGAATCGTTCACCCTGACATCCATGTTGACATCGAGTATTTTCACTGTGGAATTGGTGTTTTCGGCTTGGATGACGATAGCCAAGCCGACGATCAGCGGCGGCAGGTCATCCTTCAAATTCCGGCAGATCAGCAGGAAGGTCCCCTTGGCGACCACCCCCTGCCCCAGGTCGACGGTGACATACTGGGACGTGGAGGAGATGGAAGCCGGTATGCCCATCGACAGATCGGTGTACATGATTTTGCCCTTGACGGTGTTGGCCGGTATGCGGGCGAGCAAATAGTCGATTTTTTTTGCAAAAACCGTCGGCTCGGGCTTGAAGGGGACGGCGAAGTCGCCGATGTTCACCGGGTGGCAGCCCGTTTTCAATTGGATGACCGCCGTGTGTTCTTCGACGTTGGTGACTTCGGCCAGCGACTTTTTAAGGAAATACCGGCCAAGGCCCCTGATCGACTTCCCCTGGCTTATGATCATGAGCTGGTCCCCGACCTTCAGCCCGTCCTTTGCCCCCTGGCTGACGATGAGGCTGTCCTGGTCAGAAAAATCATTACGCAGGTCGACCGGCTTGTACGCCGCCTCGATGCGGATATCCTGCGGCATGCTGTCCTTGATGAAATAGGAACAGTTCAGATCGCTATCCGAAATCAGCAAGGCTTCTTCCAAGTATATATAGGTTTTCTGCAGATTATAGATTTTCTTGGCTTCTTGCGCGTTCACCGCCAGCGCCAGGATGAATAAAGTGAAAGTGATAAAAAAAATAGTTTTTTTCATTGTCGCCTCTCCTGTTTGCTTGGAATTGGCATTCTGGGGCTTTTTTTCCCATTATGCTAAATCTAATAAATCAAAAATAAACTTTTGTCAAGTTTATCGCCGCTCCAGCGCCGAAAAACGGGTTCGCCCGGGGTTTCCCCAGGGTTCAGCTCACATGCCAAGCAATTTCATGCTGAAATGGGAAAAAGAGACGAAAACAAGGCTTTTAAAGAGAAAATAGAATACAACGGTGGCGATACTCCTCTTCACGCTGATCTTGGTGAAATGGGCAATGCCCAGAGCCAGGGCCAGAAGATACCAGAGCGAGAAAAAATCAAACTGGGCGAGCACGAGGTAGGATAGGCTCCGGAAGTCCAAGGCGGGAAATAAAATGGTCAGGCCGGTATGCACGAACATGGTTTTCTGAATCGCGACCAAGACGGCTCTCACGACCCCGCCTAGGAACATATCCAGCAGCGACGCGTGCGCGACCGCGGAAAAATAATGGCTGAAATCGCCGGCGGCACCGGCCACCTTGAAAAGCAGATAAACGAAAAAAGCCGCCAGCAGCAGCGTAAGAGCCGCCAGGGGCAGCTGGGTCAGCGCTCCGAAGAGGCGCTGGCCGGGAGTGAATTGATCCAGGCTGGCCAGCTGATCTTCGCTCAACTTGTCGGCCATTTCCGAATCACGGATGAATTTCGCCCCTTCCGCCTTGGTGATAGGATAGGTCACATAGGTGACGATGGCCATGGTCAGCAGGATGAGGGCGAACGCACCCAGCCAGCGCTTCTTATCCATGACCCGGCCGATGGTTGGGCCGGGATTATCAATGATTCCCCTGCAGATTTCCAAAAATTCTTTCATCTTGCCTCTCCTGTCCAATGCGGTCGAATCATGTCACCGCATTTTTCTGTCGAATGCATGTATACGCAACCGGCCGCGATTGGTTGTCGCGTCAGCCGATTTCCGGTATAATTGAAAATCAATCGCTAGTCAAGGGAAAAAAATGAATTACAATTTTGCGGAATTGGAAGCGAAATGGCAGAGGCTCTGGCGGGAAAACGGGACCTTCCGGGCGCTCGCCGAGGGGAAAAGGCCGAAATACTACTGCCTGGAGATGTTCCCCTACCCCTCCGGCTCGGGCCTCCATGTCGGCCACCTCAAGAACTACGTGCCGACCGACGCCTTCTGCCGCTTCAAGAGCATGCAGGGCTTCAACGTGCTGCATCCGATGGGCTGGGACGCCTTCGGCCAGCCCGCCGAAAACGAGGCCATCCGCCGCGGCCGCAATCCGCGCGCGATGGTGCCCGAGTACGCAGCCACCTACCGCGAAACGCTGATCAAGGCCGGGTGTTCCTACGACTGGGAGCGCGAGATCAATTCCAGCCTCCCCGAGTACTACAAGTGGACGCAATGGATCTTCCTGCTGCTCCTGCGCAAAGGGCTGGCCTACCGGGCTACCGCCCCCATCAACTGGTGCCCGTCCTGCAAGACCGGCCTGGCCAACGAGGAGGTCAAGGACGGCCGCTGCTGGCGCTGCGACACCCTGGTCGAAAAGAAGCCGATGCCGCAGTGGTTCTTCCGCATCACCGCTTACGCCGACCGTCTGCTGGCCGACCTGGAGAAGCTGAACTGGTCCGAGGGGATGAAAGAGATGCAGCGCGACTGGATCGGCCGTAGCGAGGGGGCCGAGGTCGATTTCGCCATCAGCGGAGGGGATGCCCGCATCCGCGTCTTTACCACCCGGCCCGATACCCTGTTCGGCGCCACCTTCATCGTCCTGGCCCCGGAGCACCCGCTGGTGAAAGCGATCACCGCCGTGGAACAGCGCGACGAAGTAGACGATTACATCCGCAAGGCGCAAGGCGAATCGGAGATTGACCGCTTGAACGCCGAACGCGCGAAAACCGGCGTGTTCACCGGCGCTTACGCGGTCAACCCGGTCAACGGCGCCAAGATCCCGGTCTGGATTGCCGACTACGTCCTGATGGGCTACGGCACCGGCGCCATCATGTGCGTGCCGGGCCACGACGAGCGGGATTTCGCCTTCGCCAATAAATTCCACTTGCCGGTTGTGCAAGTGGTCAGCCGCGACGGTTCGACCTACGACCTCCAGGCCGCCGAGCCGGCCGAGGGGATCGCCGTCAACTCGGGGCCGTGGAGCGGGCTGACCACGGCCGCGTTCAAGCAGGCGATCGGCCGTTGGCTGGAGGAAAAGAAGATCGGCCGCCCGACGGTCAATTACCGGCTGCGCGACTGGCTGATCTCGCGCCAGCGCTACTGGGGGGCGCCGATCCCCATCGTCCATTGCCCGGCTTGCGGCGAGGTGCCCGTTCCGGAGTCGGAGCTGCCTGTGCTGCTGCCCGAGGTCGAGAACTACCAGCCCACCGGAACCGGCGAGTCGCCGCTGGCCGCCATCCCGGAGTTTGTGCGCAGCCGCTGCCCGAAGTGCGGCGGCGCCGCTCGGCGCGAGACCGACACCATGGGCGGCTACGCCTGCTCCGCCTGGTATTTCCTCCGCTTCGCCGACCCCAACAACGAGGCGGCCTTCGCCTCGCGCTCAACCCTCGACTACTGGCTGCCGGTAGACGTCTATACCGGAGGTATCGAGCACGCCCGCTCCCACCTGCTCTATGCCCGCTTCTGGACAAAGGTCCTGTTCGACGAGGGATTGCTGGGTTTCGAGGAGCCCTTCCTGACCCTGCGCAACCAGGGCTCGCTGCTGGCCCTGACCCCAGGCCGCCGGCCGCGGCCCCCACAACAGGGACCGGGAGTGCCCCAGGTGGCGGGCAGCGGCAACGACGAGAAGATCGTCGACTGGATCGTGCTCAAGCACGACGAGCGCGAGCAATACCCGGCCGACCAGGTCATCTGGCGCTGGGCGCGCATGTCCAAATCGAAGGGCAACGTGGTCACCCCGGACGACATCACCGGCCGCTACGGCGCCGATTCGCTGCGCGTGTACGAGATGTTCGTTGCTCCCTTCGAGGACAACGTCCAGTGGAGCGAGGAAGGCATCCAGGGCTCGCACCGCTTCGTCGCCCGCGCCTGGCGCTGGCTGCAGGCGGCGCTGCCGCTCTGGCAGCCGGACTGGCGCGCGGCCTTGCCGGCAACCATGACCCCGGACGTGCGCGCCGTGCGCCGCAAGCTCCACCAGACGGTGCAGAAGGTCGGGGTGCAGATCGAGTCCTTCCAGTTCAACACGGCCCTGGCCGCCATCATGGAGCTGCTCAACAGCATGTACGCCTATGCGCCGATCGAGAAGGAAGCGCTGGCGCCGCCAGGGGCGGACGCCGCCGTCGTTTCCGAGCTGGCCGAGACCCTGATCCTGCTGCTGGCCCCCTTCGCACCCCACCTGGGCGAGGAAATCTGGCAGCAGCTGGGCCACGAAGCGACCGTCTACCGCGCTCCCTGGCCGGCCTTCGACCCGGCCGTGGCGACCAGCGACAGCGTCACCGTCATGATCCAGGTCAACGGCAAGATCAAGGACAAGGTCAGCGTCGTGCTGGACAGCGCGGAGGAGGAGGTAAAGGCAGCCGCCCTGCAAAGCGACAAGATCAAGCAGCTGCTGGCTGGGCGCCAGATCGTAAAAATCATCTTTGTCAAGAACAAGATGCTGAGCATCGTCTGCAAATGTTAGTCCCTTATAGCAAATTTTCGACTATAGTTAAAAAGAAAATTTGCTATCGAAGGGACTTATATTGCCAAGCAATGAAACGCGGTCCATGGTTGCTACTGCTGGTTTCCCTGCTCAACCTGCACTGCGGCTACCACCTGGCGGGGCGGGGGCGGAACTTGCCGGCTGCGGCCCGGACCGTTGCCATCCCCGCCTTCGTGAATGAAACTTCGAACTTCGGCGCGGAACGGTTCATCAGCGTCGCGCTCAGGGAGGAATTCCTCAGGCGCAGCCGCCTGCGCCTGTGCGCGGCGCCGGAAAAGGCCGACCTGCTGCTGGAGGGGAGGATCAGCGCCTTCGAAACCGTTCCCGTCGCGGCCAGGCGCTGGGAAGTCCGCGTCAGCGTCCATGTCCGCCTGATCGACCTGAAAAAGAACGAGCTGGTCTACGATGGGAGCGGGCTTTCCTTCCGTGAAGCGTACACAGACGACGAAGCCCCCGTAGGGGACAAAGCCGCCTTGGGGAACGAAGTCGCCAAAGGCGATTTTTTCTCACTGGCGGCAGCCGCCCGGGACAAGATCGCGGCGAAACTTGCCGCCGGCATCGTTTCTTCCATCCTGGATAATTTTTAATGCCCGAAACCACTTTTTTCAATTTCATCAACCGCGTGCGCGGCGAGAAAACCTCCCCGCCCTTGCTTGTCCTTCACGGCTTCAACGAGTACCTGGGCGAGCACGTCATCGCCGAGATCAGCCGCTCCTTCGGCCAGGATAAAACCGAGTTCAATTTCAAGCGCTATTATTTCGACAGCGAAGAGGAAAACAGCTGGGAAGACATCCTGGACGAAGCCAACAGTTCGAGCTTTTTTATCAGCGCTAAAAAAATAATCACCGTGGCCATCCGCAGCGAAAAAAAACTGGCATTGAACTCCGCCGCCAAGGAAGCCATCGCCCGTTATCTGCAAAAACCCAATCCCCATGCCACCTTGATCGTCTATGTTTCCCTGGACATCGGCCGCGACGATTACAAGCAGTTGAAAAAAGGCAAGCTCGAAAGCCTGCTCAAATGCTTTCAATCGCCGCAAACCATTGTCATCGACCTGGACAAGACCCCCGAGCTGGAAATAAAAAACTACGTCAAGCAGTACCTGAAAGAACGCAAGATTACCATCACCGTCGGGGCCATGGAAAAAATCCAGGAGATCAAAGGCGACGATTTCATCTCGATCATCCAGCAGCTGCCCAAACTGGAGGCGGCCGCGGCCACCAGCCTGAGCATCGACAACGAGGAAGTCGACGAGCTGATCACCGGCATCAACTCCCATTCCATCTGGGATCTGACCGAAGCCATTGAAAGGGAGGACGCCAGCGCCTACCTGGATATTTTGAAGTACCTGTTCATCAACGGCATCAAGCCGAGCTTCATCATCGGCACCCTGATTTCCTATTATCACAAGATTTACACGGCCAAGTTCCTGATGAAGCACCATTTTTCGATTCCCGACATCGGCAAGGTGCTGCAGCAGCCTTCATTCATCCTGAACAAGTTCATCACCCTGGTCAGGAATTTTCCCGACTTCAAGATCCAGGAAGTGCTGAAGCTGATCTACCGCCTCGATTACGAATCCAAGACCAGCGGCGAGGACTCGGCCCGTATCTCCCTGCAGAATTTCATCTTCCAGGTGAAGTTTTTAAAAAAGTAACGCCGGCCCATACCTGACCGTCACCAGCTTGTGAAATAATCTTATTTTAGATAATAAACCTTTACTGAGTAAGGCAAATATGCTAATCATCTACATATTGGCGGAAAATGGGGATAAGGATTGAACATAAATGAGTAAAACATTCGACCAAAGCAAAGATGAAATAGCCAAACTCTGTCAGTACTTTACCACCAACCGGAAAGCCTTCTTCGCTTCAGGAGTCAAGGAAGCCCATATACGCCAATCGCTCATCGATCCTTTTTTCGAGGCCCTGGGCTGGGACATGCGCAACGCTTCCATGGCCGCGCCGCAATATCGCGAAGTCATCACCGAAGACAGCTTGGATGTGGAAGGCCAACAGAAAGCTCCCGACTACACCTTCCGCGTCGGTACTCTACCGAAGTTCTACGTCGAAGCCAAGAAGTGCGGCGTCAATATCAACATCGACATGGGACCTGCCTATCAACTGCGCCGCTACGGCTTCAGCGCCAAGCTCGCCCTGTCCATCCTTACCGACTTCGAGGAATTGGGCGTGTACGATTGCGCTTCGCGCCCGCGGCCCATTGACAAGGCCAGTCATGCCCGCATCCAGTATTTCGGGTTCAGCGAGTATCCCGACCGTTGGCGCGAAATCTGGGACATCTTCTCGCGCGAGGCCGTCTGGTCCGGATCGTTCGACCAGTATGTCGCCTCCAAACGCAAGCGCGGCACTTCCGAGGTGGACAGCGAATTTCTTAAAGACATTGAAGGCTGGCGCGATGTGCTGGCGCGAAACCTCGCCATTCGCAACAACGATTTGTCGACCGACGATCTCAATGCCGCTGTTCAAAAGATCATTGACCGGATCATCTTCCTGCGCATGGCCGAGGATCGCGGCCTGGAGTCTTACGGACAGCTGCTCAAGCTCTGCGAGCAGCCGGACATCTACAATCGTTTTATGGACAAAGTGTGCCAGAAGGCCGATCAGAAATACAACTCCGGCCTGTTCCATTTCGAGAAAGAAGCGGGCGTCTCCGAAGCGCCGGACTCGCTCACCCCCGATCTGACCGTGGACGACAATGTACTCAAGCCCATCCTGCAAAACCTCTACTTCGAGCACGGCTGCCCATACCACTTCGGCGTCCTGCCCGTGGAAATCCTGGGCACGGTGTACGAGCGCTTCCTGGGCAAAGTCATCCGCCTGACAGCCGGCCATCAAGCCAAGGTCGAGGAAAAACCCGAAGTGCGCAAGGCCGGCGGCGTCTACTACACCCCCGCTTACATTGTCAATTACATCGTCCAGAACACGGTCGGTAAGCAGGTCGAAGGCAAAAGCCCCGTCGATCTTGCCGGCGGTAAAACCAAGTCGCCTTTCCGCGTCCTTGACATGGCCTGCGGCAGCGGCTCTTTTCTCCTCGGCGCCTATCAGTTCCTGCTCGACCATTGTTTGAAATGGTATCTGGCCAACCCTTCTAAAAAATATGACAGCGCCGTTTATCAAAATTCCAAAGGTGAAACCCATCTCACCATCGGCGAACGCAAACGTATCCTCACTACCCACATCTACGGTGTCGATATCGACCGCCAAGCCGTCGAAACCACCAAGCTCTCTTTGCTGCTAAAAGCCCTCGAAGGCGAAAACGACACAACCCTCTCCAAACAGATGACCCTCTTCCATGAACGCGCCTTGCCCAATCTTTCTGATAACATCAAGTGCGGCAACTCCCTTATCGCCTCCGACTTCTCCATGCTTCCCGAAGACCTGGTCCGGGTCAACGCCTTCGACTGGCCCGCCCAATTCCCCGATGCCATGAAATCCGGCGGCTTCGATGCCATCATCGGCAATCCACCGTATATCCCAATCGAAGCGATGGAGGAAAAAGAGCGATTATATTACCAGCGCTCCTACTCACAGGTCGAAAGGAAGTTTGACACATCGATTGTTTTTATTCTACGTGCGTTGCGCCTTGTGAAGCGCTCCGGTTTCGTTGGCTATATCTCTTCAATCACATGGGAAACTGGAGAGAATTACTCTTTCCTTCGGAAACACATGTTTACCGAACATGGCGTCTGTGAGGTCCTGAACTTGCCATTTGATACTTTTAAAGACGCATACGTTGACACAGGTGTCTACATCCTTCATGGCCAGCCTACAAAGTCATATCGGATATACCGCTATCCAAAGAAGACAAAGATTACTTCGCTTGTAGACGTTAAATTCATCAATGTTGATACCAGTTTAATCACAGCACCCGATTACCGTCTAGTCCTCAATCCAAGTGCCCAGACAATACTCATTCGGGCATCACAAAGCCCCGGATTCAAATGTCTGGGCGAAATTACCAAGTCAACTCAAGGCTTGGCTGCAAATCGATTTGAGCGCAATGATTTAGCGCAATCCGATGAATGGTATCCCTTCGGCGAAGATGTACAAGCCTATCGCTATGAATTAGTCGTCAAGGTTAGATCGTTTGCATTCATGCACAATTTTCAGTCACTGAAGCAGTTCTACGCAGCTGAACCAAAAATTCTTATCAGGCGTATTATCAATCGTCAGGATCGGCTTGATGCCTGTTTATGCGATAAACAAATGGTTTTTAAAAAAGACATCAATCCATTTGTGCTAACCATTGCCAAACCAAATACTAAGTTTGTTCTAGGTGTCATCAATAGTCGTCTGCTTTCATATCTTTATGTGAACACATCAGCAATTGCTACGAAAGATGATTTCCGCCAGACGACACTCGCAGAATTACGCCATCTACCTATTCCAATTACTTATGTCAATGCCCCTACGGACAAACAGCGACATGACAAATTAGTGGGGCTGGTGGAAAAGATGCTGGCGCTGACGCCGAAATTGCGAGGGGCCACAGCAGAATCCGAAAAAGCCGCATTGCAGAACGCCGTCACGACGACCGACGCGGAGATCGACCGGCTGGTCTACCAACTGTACGGCTTGACAAAAGAGGAAATCAAAATCGTGGAAGGCAAATGCTGATGATTTCTGAAAAAAGTATTGGGGGGGAGTAACCAAGAAATTGTATAGAAATGAATAAAAAGATTAAGAGAATTAACAATTGGAGTCCTGAAAAGCTAAAAAACTTATCTTATGAAGATTTTATAGATACTTTTGTTTTGGCTATTGAGGATAGAACCAATCTAAAAAGTGGGGACCTTGCGATTGATAATAAAATTATGAAGGGCGCTCCACCTGAATCGATCAATTTGTGCCTAAAAGAAGCGGAACGAAGAAAAATTCCCCTTGCATTAGTTGCAGAACGATTGGTAGGGAGAGCGACTGCTGGGAAATCATTCATTAGTAATTTGATGGCTCCCTCAAACTGGAGAAAATTTGAAATTCAAGCTGCCAAAGCAATAATAAAATGGGTAGAAAGCGATGGCATTAAATTAAATAGAATTGATTTTGATGCCCGGATTATTGGAGAAATAACAAAATCCGTTCGACAGGTTGATTTATGGTTGGAGGCGCCGAACCCCCGACACACTGTTGCTGTTGAATGCAAAGACTACGAATCGGGATTAGTTTCCGTGGAAAAAGTGGAAGCTTTTCATACAAAGTTAAAAGATATCGCTGCAAATAAAGGCATATATGTAACAAAAAATGGATACCAACGGTCTGCCGAAGCAACTGCGGAGCATTATGGTATTGTTTTATTAACGTTCGATTTTGTAGATAAAAATAAGCCACCAATGGATCTAAATGAAAAACAGAGGCTTGAGTTGAGTTTAGCTCAGGGAAATCTTTGGTGTTTGAGGCATAAGGAATCTGCATGGTATTTCAGTGAAACTTAACCTGATAAAATTAAGATCCATAGGGGTTCGGTTTCCAGGTTCCGGAAATCATCATCGATTTGAGAAACGTTCGATTGTCTTTTCAACAGGATTCACGATATGCGTTATTATTAATTTGTATGATCAGATCGTTCAAATGTGCATACACGGAAGCGCTCGCAAAAGGCGATCGCGTCAAACAATTTGTGAACATTGCCAAGGTTGCACGGCGCAAGCTCAGACAGCTCGAGATTGCCGGTCGACTTGATGATCTGAGGGTGCCGCCCGGCAATCACCTTGAAGCGCTCAAGGGGGATCGTTCCGGCCAATACTGCATCCGTATCAACGATCAGTGGCGCATCTGCTTTCGTTGGACGGATTCAGGCGTGGAAAATGTGGAAATCGTTGATTACCACTAAGGAGAATTTATTATGAGCAAACTCGAACCTGTCACTCCCGGAGAGATCCTCCTGGAAGAGTTCCTGAAACCCATGGGTCTCAGTCAATATCGCCTGGCCAAGGAAATTGGCGTTCCCGCTCAGCGGATAAGCGAGATTGTCGCCGGCAAGCGTTCGATCACGGCGGATACCGATTTGCGGTTGTGCCGCTTCTTCGGCCTGTCCAACGGCTACTGGCTGCGCGCCCAGGCCGCCCACGATATGGAAGTTGCGGAGCGCACTCTTAGTTCATCATTAAAAAAGATCAAACCTTGGTCCACATATGCCGCTCAACCAGGTGCTCCATCTACTGCCCGTCCCTCACACGGTTGAGCTTCCCCGTTAGGAGTCATAGGGGTTCGGTCTCCAGGTTCCGGAAATCATTAAGGGCGTCTTTGCTTGCTCTACGTTCGTTTGTTCTGTTTTTTCCTTTTTTGTAAAATCTATTTGACAAAAAAGCCATTTTTTGTTAAATATAAGGCATGAAACGCGAAATCGAAGCCAAACTTGTGCAAATATTGGACCCGCAGTCTCCCAATCGGGTGATTGTGATTGAAGGCGCACGGCAAGTCGGCAAATCCTATCTGGTTAACCGGGTACTGCAATCACAAACACTGCCGGTGCTGGCGTTTGATCTGGAAAAGAAAAAAAGACTGCGCAACCAAATTGATCAAACAGAGGAATTCGCGGATTTTCAAAACCTGATGTTCGACCAGTACGGGCTGAAAAGACCGTCCATCCTTTTTTTCGATGAAGCCCAGGAAAGCTTGAAATTAGCCAGCTACATCCGTTCATTCAAAGAAGATTGGCCCGATATCCGGGTAATTCTGACCGGCTCATCGATGAATCGATTTTTTGCGCAGACCGAACGCATGCCGGTCGGTCGCAGCCAGAGCTTAACCGTTTTCCCCTTCAATTTCTCTGAATTCGTACGCTGCCTTAAAGGCGCGGAATTGGCCGATTTCATTTGCTCGGCACCCGATCAAATCAGCGCTTCACGCCATCGGTTGCTGCTTGAACTTTTCGATCAATATCTGCAGGTTGGCGGCTATCCCGAAGCCGTGCTGGCCCATAAAAATCACCAACCCGTTGCTCCGCTTCTGGATGAAATATTGGCCGGGCTGGAAGAGGATTTTCGCCGCAAGGAAACTTTTCAACCCGAATTATTCCGCAATATCCTGCAGAGCATCGCCAATCATATCGGCAGTCTTTCCAAGCTTACCCAATTTGAAACCAGTAAATATTCAGCCACGAAAATAATTGCCGCCATGAAGGGCTGGCATTTGATTCTGGAAGTAAATCAATCGGCGCTGAATCCGTTGCACACAAAATTTTTACCCAAGCGTTATCTCCATGATGTGGGTATGGTGAATCGCCTGCGTTCCCTGGCCATTCCCCCCATATCCATTCTGGATACCATCGACCCTTTCCTGCGTATCCCTCTGGGCGGTCTTTTTGAAAATGCGCTGCTGATAAATCTGCTGGCCGGGGAGTCGGCCCGCTTTCAGGTCGCAGCCTGGAAAATGGGTCGGAACAGCGATATCGAAATTGATTTTCTCATGGATTTTCCGGAATATGCCGCTAAAATCCCCATTGAATGCAAAGCTGCCGTCTCGCTGAAAAACAAACACTATAAAAATCTCATGCATTATCTCGCTTTGACCAAACAGAAATTTGCCGTCGTAGTTTCCGCCGCTCCTTTTGCAACAATTACTAACGCTGCCAAGCAGACTGTTTTAAACCTGCCTGTTTATCTGGCCAGCAAGGAAAATATCAAAAACTATTATCAAAAAAATCTAAAATAAGTACATTTGGAATGCGGAAAGTCAGAGTTTACCCCACGGTGCTTTATTTATTCGCCAGCACAAAAGTGATTTTAATTCGATTTCCATTCGACTAGTGATAATGTTAGTCCCTTATAGCAAATTCTAAAATTTGTCAGTTTTTTAGAACAAATTTTGAATTTGCTATAATGCTCTTAAGTTACTTATATTGCGAAGCAATGTTAGAGGAAGCTGCGATATTTTGAAGAATGCAACGGGTGAGATTGACATGCGAGGGGCGCTTCATCATGCGCTGAGCCGGGGGCATGGCGGCAAAAAGATATTTTCCGCTTCGCGATTGCCGAGCATTGGTACCAGGTCTTTCATTAATACATCAACAAAGACAAGCCAGGGTGTGATGACACAGGTGTAGGGGCACAGCGCAGCACCGATCCTCGGCAATTTCATGCCGAGCTGATCGGTCTGTCACCCTTGGTGGTGCTGTGCCCTCTTATCGTGATGGTGGGGGTTCTCTATCTGCTGAGGATGACCTGGCGGTCAGGGCGGGGAAAAGGGAGACCGCGTAGAGGGGATAGTTGCAAAAATCACTATCGCGCTTGAAATTCCTGGCTCCGGCCCGCGACAATGCCGTCGGCTTGAACTTCTCGCCGTAAACGCGCAGGCTCCTTTTCTCGCGGCTGGCGCCCGCTTTCACTTCCAAGGGCAGGATGGATTCTCCGCTGGCGATGACGAAGTCCACCTCGGCGCGGCCTGGACTGGTCCAGTAGTGCAGTTCTCCGTTACCGGCCGCAAGCAATTCCTGGGCCGCGAAGTTCTCCACGAAGGCGCCGTTGTATTCCTGGAACAGGCGGTTGCCTTCGATGACGGTTTTTTCGCTCAAGCCCAGGCGCGCTCCCAGCAATCCCACGTCCAGCATATAAAGCTTGAAGGAGCTTTCTTCGCGGTATCCGGCCAGCGGGAGTTTGGGCGTCTTCAGGCTGTGGCATTTGTGCGCCAGACCGGCATTGACCAGCCATTGCACCGAGTCCATGTAATCACGCGCCCGGGCCTGGCCGGCGACGGCGGCAAAGCGGAATTTCTTGTTTTCCCTTCCCAACTGGGCCGGCAACGCGCTCCAGACGCGGCTGTTCTTTATTGCCTCGGCCTTGGTGGTGTGCTTGGCCAAGTCGCGGTCATAGGCGCCGAGAATCTCGGCCTGGACCAAGCGCGCCTTTCCCAGCTCCCCGGTTTCGGAGTAGCGGACGACCGCTTCCGGCATGCCGCCGACGTAGTAGTAGGTCTTGAGCAG includes the following:
- a CDS encoding AAA family ATPase — protein: MKREIEAKLVQILDPQSPNRVIVIEGARQVGKSYLVNRVLQSQTLPVLAFDLEKKKRLRNQIDQTEEFADFQNLMFDQYGLKRPSILFFDEAQESLKLASYIRSFKEDWPDIRVILTGSSMNRFFAQTERMPVGRSQSLTVFPFNFSEFVRCLKGAELADFICSAPDQISASRHRLLLELFDQYLQVGGYPEAVLAHKNHQPVAPLLDEILAGLEEDFRRKETFQPELFRNILQSIANHIGSLSKLTQFETSKYSATKIIAAMKGWHLILEVNQSALNPLHTKFLPKRYLHDVGMVNRLRSLAIPPISILDTIDPFLRIPLGGLFENALLINLLAGESARFQVAAWKMGRNSDIEIDFLMDFPEYAAKIPIECKAAVSLKNKHYKNLMHYLALTKQKFAVVVSAAPFATITNAAKQTVLNLPVYLASKENIKNYYQKNLK
- a CDS encoding type II toxin-antitoxin system RelE/ParE family toxin, whose amino-acid sequence is MIRSFKCAYTEALAKGDRVKQFVNIAKVARRKLRQLEIAGRLDDLRVPPGNHLEALKGDRSGQYCIRINDQWRICFRWTDSGVENVEIVDYH
- a CDS encoding restriction endonuclease, whose protein sequence is MNKKIKRINNWSPEKLKNLSYEDFIDTFVLAIEDRTNLKSGDLAIDNKIMKGAPPESINLCLKEAERRKIPLALVAERLVGRATAGKSFISNLMAPSNWRKFEIQAAKAIIKWVESDGIKLNRIDFDARIIGEITKSVRQVDLWLEAPNPRHTVAVECKDYESGLVSVEKVEAFHTKLKDIAANKGIYVTKNGYQRSAEATAEHYGIVLLTFDFVDKNKPPMDLNEKQRLELSLAQGNLWCLRHKESAWYFSET
- a CDS encoding N-6 DNA methylase gives rise to the protein MSKTFDQSKDEIAKLCQYFTTNRKAFFASGVKEAHIRQSLIDPFFEALGWDMRNASMAAPQYREVITEDSLDVEGQQKAPDYTFRVGTLPKFYVEAKKCGVNINIDMGPAYQLRRYGFSAKLALSILTDFEELGVYDCASRPRPIDKASHARIQYFGFSEYPDRWREIWDIFSREAVWSGSFDQYVASKRKRGTSEVDSEFLKDIEGWRDVLARNLAIRNNDLSTDDLNAAVQKIIDRIIFLRMAEDRGLESYGQLLKLCEQPDIYNRFMDKVCQKADQKYNSGLFHFEKEAGVSEAPDSLTPDLTVDDNVLKPILQNLYFEHGCPYHFGVLPVEILGTVYERFLGKVIRLTAGHQAKVEEKPEVRKAGGVYYTPAYIVNYIVQNTVGKQVEGKSPVDLAGGKTKSPFRVLDMACGSGSFLLGAYQFLLDHCLKWYLANPSKKYDSAVYQNSKGETHLTIGERKRILTTHIYGVDIDRQAVETTKLSLLLKALEGENDTTLSKQMTLFHERALPNLSDNIKCGNSLIASDFSMLPEDLVRVNAFDWPAQFPDAMKSGGFDAIIGNPPYIPIEAMEEKERLYYQRSYSQVERKFDTSIVFILRALRLVKRSGFVGYISSITWETGENYSFLRKHMFTEHGVCEVLNLPFDTFKDAYVDTGVYILHGQPTKSYRIYRYPKKTKITSLVDVKFINVDTSLITAPDYRLVLNPSAQTILIRASQSPGFKCLGEITKSTQGLAANRFERNDLAQSDEWYPFGEDVQAYRYELVVKVRSFAFMHNFQSLKQFYAAEPKILIRRIINRQDRLDACLCDKQMVFKKDINPFVLTIAKPNTKFVLGVINSRLLSYLYVNTSAIATKDDFRQTTLAELRHLPIPITYVNAPTDKQRHDKLVGLVEKMLALTPKLRGATAESEKAALQNAVTTTDAEIDRLVYQLYGLTKEEIKIVEGKC
- a CDS encoding HigA family addiction module antitoxin; amino-acid sequence: MSKLEPVTPGEILLEEFLKPMGLSQYRLAKEIGVPAQRISEIVAGKRSITADTDLRLCRFFGLSNGYWLRAQAAHDMEVAERTLSSSLKKIKPWSTYAAQPGAPSTARPSHG